One Mycobacteroides salmoniphilum DNA segment encodes these proteins:
- the scpB gene encoding SMC-Scp complex subunit ScpB: MSEQTIPVEGSQESTDLDAPVDTEISAPESDSEASGEAESGADEFVPMADDELISTLEALLLVVDTPISASAVAAVVAQPLDRVAEALQRISEILTDRASGIDLRETVDGWRMYTRAQYAPYVEKLLLDGARSKLTRAALETLAVVAYRQPVTRSRVSAVRGVNVDAVMRTLLMRGLIAEAGTDDESGAVMFRTTELFLERLGLTSLTDLPDIAPLLPDIDVIDDLSENLGDEPRFARLNRTPAVGSAPAFTVDQD, from the coding sequence ATGAGTGAGCAGACGATCCCTGTCGAGGGGTCGCAGGAGTCCACCGATCTCGACGCCCCCGTCGACACCGAGATCAGTGCCCCGGAATCCGACTCGGAAGCCTCTGGCGAGGCCGAATCGGGTGCGGACGAATTCGTCCCGATGGCCGATGACGAACTCATCAGCACTCTCGAGGCCCTGTTGCTGGTGGTGGACACTCCCATCAGTGCCTCGGCGGTGGCCGCGGTCGTTGCCCAGCCATTGGACCGGGTAGCCGAAGCGCTGCAACGGATTTCCGAGATCCTGACCGATCGCGCCAGCGGAATCGATCTTCGTGAGACCGTCGACGGCTGGCGTATGTACACGCGCGCCCAGTACGCGCCATACGTCGAGAAGCTGCTGCTTGACGGTGCACGGTCCAAGCTGACCCGTGCCGCGCTGGAGACCCTTGCCGTGGTGGCCTACCGACAGCCGGTGACCAGATCCCGGGTCAGTGCCGTCCGGGGCGTGAACGTCGATGCCGTCATGCGAACACTGCTCATGCGCGGGTTGATCGCCGAAGCCGGCACCGATGACGAATCCGGCGCTGTGATGTTCCGCACCACCGAGTTGTTCCTGGAGCGGCTCGGGCTGACCTCATTGACAGATCTTCCCGATATCGCACCGCTTCTTCCCGATATCGACGTGATCGACGACCTATCCGAAAACCTCGGCGACGAGCCGCGGTTCGCGCGGCTCAACCGGACGCCGGCCGTCGGCTCCGCACCCGCCTTTACTGTTGATCAGGACTGA
- the cmk gene encoding (d)CMP kinase, protein MVAIDGPSGTGKSSVAKELARQLGAAYLDTGAMYRIVTLWVLRAGIDLADPAAISAATERVPLSVGSDPDAQTALLAGEDVSTPIRGTEVTGAVSAVSAVPAVRERLVRQQRELAEGSGGAVVVEGRDIGTVVLPDADVKIYLTASAQARAQRRNAQNVSGGGVDEYERVLADVQRRDHLDSTRAVSPLRPAEDAVQVDTSDMTQDQVVAHLLDLVRTKAGASR, encoded by the coding sequence GTGGTGGCCATCGACGGACCATCCGGCACCGGAAAATCGTCGGTGGCCAAGGAATTGGCTCGGCAGCTCGGCGCCGCCTATCTGGACACCGGGGCGATGTACCGGATCGTGACGCTCTGGGTGCTGCGCGCCGGTATCGACCTCGCCGATCCCGCAGCCATCTCCGCTGCCACCGAACGGGTCCCCTTGTCGGTGGGGTCTGATCCCGATGCGCAGACGGCACTGCTTGCGGGAGAAGATGTTTCAACTCCCATCCGGGGAACCGAGGTGACCGGCGCTGTCTCTGCGGTGTCCGCGGTGCCGGCAGTGCGCGAGCGATTAGTGCGACAGCAGCGCGAGCTGGCCGAGGGCAGCGGCGGCGCGGTGGTGGTAGAGGGCCGCGATATCGGTACCGTCGTGCTCCCGGATGCCGACGTGAAGATCTATCTCACCGCATCGGCACAGGCCCGGGCGCAGCGCCGGAATGCACAGAACGTTTCCGGCGGCGGGGTCGACGAGTACGAGCGCGTGCTCGCCGACGTGCAGCGCCGCGATCATTTGGACTCGACACGAGCGGTGTCGCCACTGCGGCCGGCCGAGGACGCGGTGCAGGTCGACACCAGCGATATGACACAGGATCAGGTCGTGGCCCACCTGCTGGACCTGGTGCGAACAAAGGCAGGGGCATCTCGATGA
- a CDS encoding NUDIX domain-containing protein yields the protein MSNGASGDGERHEFLTLESEPMYMGGILALRRDRVAMPGGGSAIREVVEHYGAVAVAAVDEVGQVALVHQYRHPLGHRLWELPAGLLDIAGEDTQLAAARELREEAGVEATTWRVLVDAAASPGFTDEVVRVFLATGLSHPGRGESHDEEADMTVHWLPLPEAVSMVLAGEIVNAIAAAGILAAHVALAGHHTRDSDAPWPDRPTAFAKRKAGM from the coding sequence GTGAGTAACGGGGCTTCCGGGGACGGAGAACGCCATGAGTTCCTCACCCTGGAGTCCGAGCCTATGTACATGGGCGGCATTCTGGCGTTGCGTCGTGATCGTGTCGCGATGCCCGGCGGCGGCAGCGCGATTCGCGAGGTAGTCGAGCATTACGGGGCGGTGGCAGTCGCCGCCGTGGACGAGGTCGGACAGGTCGCACTGGTGCATCAGTACCGCCATCCGCTCGGACACCGGCTCTGGGAACTGCCCGCCGGACTGCTGGACATCGCGGGGGAGGACACCCAACTGGCCGCCGCACGCGAGCTGCGGGAGGAGGCCGGCGTCGAAGCAACCACCTGGCGGGTACTCGTGGACGCCGCTGCCTCGCCCGGTTTCACCGACGAGGTGGTCAGGGTGTTTCTGGCCACCGGGCTCTCGCATCCGGGCCGCGGCGAAAGCCATGACGAAGAGGCCGACATGACGGTGCATTGGTTGCCGCTGCCCGAAGCGGTCTCGATGGTGCTCGCCGGCGAGATTGTGAACGCCATTGCCGCGGCGGGCATTCTGGCCGCACACGTGGCCCTCGCCGGCCACCACACCCGCGACTCTGACGCCCCCTGGCCGGACCGGCCAACAGCCTTTGCGAAACGCAAGGCCGGAATGTGA
- a CDS encoding ParA family protein, translated as MTDPNVDTEFPVEDGDLDLTGRPHKDTPEPKPVTTHGPAKVIAMCNQKGGVGKTTSTINLGAALAGYGRRVLLVDLDPQGALSAGLGIAHHELETTVHNLLVEPRVSVDEVLMRTRVEGLDLIPSNIDLSAAEIQLVNEVGREHSLARALHPVLDRYDYVLIDCQPSLGLLTVNALACSEGVVIPMECAFFSLRGLALLTDTVAKVRDRLNPKLSVSGIVITMFDARTLHAREVMARVIEVFGDQVFHTVITRTVRFPETSVAGEPITTWAPKSSGAQAYVSLAREVIDRFES; from the coding sequence GTGACGGACCCGAACGTCGACACCGAGTTCCCCGTCGAAGACGGCGACCTTGATCTGACCGGTCGTCCTCACAAGGACACGCCCGAGCCGAAGCCGGTGACGACCCACGGGCCGGCCAAGGTCATCGCGATGTGCAACCAGAAGGGTGGGGTGGGTAAGACCACGTCGACCATCAATCTGGGCGCTGCGCTGGCCGGCTACGGGCGACGGGTACTGCTTGTCGACCTTGACCCGCAGGGCGCCCTGTCGGCCGGTTTGGGAATCGCCCACCACGAGCTGGAGACCACAGTGCACAACCTGCTGGTGGAGCCCAGGGTGTCGGTGGACGAGGTCCTCATGCGCACCCGCGTCGAGGGACTGGACCTGATACCGAGCAACATCGACCTCTCCGCAGCCGAGATTCAGCTCGTCAACGAGGTGGGTCGGGAGCACTCGCTGGCCCGCGCGCTGCACCCGGTGCTCGACCGCTACGACTACGTGCTCATCGACTGCCAGCCGTCGCTGGGTCTGTTGACGGTGAACGCGTTGGCCTGCTCCGAGGGGGTGGTCATCCCGATGGAATGTGCGTTCTTCTCGCTGCGCGGGCTGGCGTTGCTCACCGACACCGTGGCCAAGGTGCGCGACCGGCTCAACCCGAAGCTGTCGGTGTCCGGAATCGTCATCACCATGTTCGACGCCCGCACTCTGCACGCGCGTGAGGTGATGGCCCGGGTCATCGAGGTGTTCGGCGACCAGGTCTTCCACACCGTCATCACCCGCACCGTCCGCTTCCCGGAAACCAGCGTGGCGGGGGAGCCCATCACCACCTGGGCGCCCAAATCCTCCGGTGCCCAGGCGTATGTCTCGTTGGCTCGCGAGGTAATCGACCGGTTTGAATCGTGA
- the xerD gene encoding site-specific tyrosine recombinase XerD, with protein MTVAVRLLDGEIQSYLDHLDVERGVAANTLSSYRRDLRRYQQHLADRKIGRLADVSEPDVSDFVVTLRRGDPDNGVPELSASSAARALIAVRGLHRFAALEGLAPTDVARAVKPPTPNRRLPKSLTIDQVEALLAAAGGGATDGPLDLRNRALLELLYSTGARISEAVGLDVDDVDVHARSALLWGKGGKQRLVPVGRPAVEALQAYLVRGRPDLARRGRGGVPALFLNSRGGRLSRQSAWQVLADAAERARISAAVSPHTLRHSFATHLLEGGADVRVVQELLGHASVTTTQIYTLVTVSSLREVWAGAHPRAR; from the coding sequence GTGACCGTGGCGGTCCGGCTCCTAGACGGTGAGATCCAGTCCTATCTGGATCACCTCGACGTGGAACGCGGCGTCGCCGCCAACACCCTGAGCTCATACCGTCGCGACCTGCGCCGCTATCAGCAGCATCTCGCCGACCGCAAGATCGGTCGCCTCGCCGACGTGTCCGAACCCGATGTGAGCGATTTCGTGGTCACCTTGCGCCGCGGCGACCCCGACAATGGTGTGCCTGAGCTGTCCGCGTCCTCGGCCGCCCGCGCGCTGATCGCCGTGCGCGGACTGCACCGGTTCGCCGCCCTCGAGGGGCTGGCCCCGACCGATGTCGCTCGCGCCGTCAAACCACCGACCCCCAACCGGCGACTGCCCAAGAGCCTGACGATCGACCAAGTAGAGGCCCTATTGGCCGCCGCAGGCGGAGGTGCCACTGACGGCCCGCTCGATCTCCGCAACCGCGCGCTCCTGGAACTGCTGTACTCGACCGGGGCGCGCATTTCCGAGGCCGTGGGGCTCGATGTCGACGATGTCGATGTCCACGCGCGCTCGGCCTTGCTCTGGGGCAAGGGCGGCAAGCAGCGACTGGTGCCCGTGGGGCGCCCCGCGGTGGAAGCACTCCAGGCCTATCTCGTGCGCGGACGTCCTGATCTGGCCCGACGAGGACGCGGCGGTGTGCCCGCGCTGTTCCTGAACTCCAGGGGTGGGCGGTTGTCGCGCCAAAGCGCCTGGCAGGTACTGGCGGATGCCGCCGAACGCGCCAGAATCAGCGCGGCGGTATCGCCGCACACACTGCGGCACTCCTTTGCAACGCACCTCCTGGAAGGTGGTGCCGATGTTCGCGTCGTGCAGGAATTACTCGGCCACGCCTCGGTGACGACGACGCAGATCTACACGCTGGTCACCGTCAGTTCGCTACGCGAAGTATGGGCTGGTGCGCATCCCCGCGCCCGGTAG
- a CDS encoding copper transporter: MITLRQHAISLAAVFLALAVGVVLGSGLLNDTLLSGLRDDKRTQQRQIEDLNQDKNALGEKLNAASNFDATMAPRMVKDALGDRKVVLFTTPEADRSDVDGIAQLISTAGGSVSARVGLTDQFTDANQGERLRTIVNSSILPAGTQLRTDAVDQGSQAGDLVGIVLQIAPHKPEEQAPPVTDEQRDIALSALRQSGFITYTDGQVSAGNLAVIVTGGALPDDAGNKGSSVARFAAALDRRGSGTVLVGRSGSANGIASIAVTRADGSMASAASTVDDVEMASGRITTVLALREQSDGHSGRYGLGPGATSITVP, translated from the coding sequence TGTCGTACTCGGCTCGGGCCTGCTCAACGACACGCTCCTCTCGGGCCTGCGCGACGACAAGCGCACCCAGCAACGACAGATCGAAGACCTCAATCAGGACAAGAATGCCCTGGGTGAGAAGCTCAACGCGGCAAGCAATTTCGATGCCACCATGGCGCCCCGAATGGTCAAGGATGCCCTGGGTGATCGAAAGGTGGTGCTGTTCACCACCCCGGAGGCGGACCGCTCCGATGTCGACGGCATCGCTCAACTGATCTCGACCGCCGGCGGGTCGGTATCGGCCCGGGTCGGGCTGACCGACCAGTTCACCGACGCCAATCAGGGTGAACGGCTGCGCACCATCGTGAACTCGTCGATCCTGCCCGCGGGGACGCAGCTGCGCACCGATGCCGTAGACCAGGGATCGCAAGCGGGTGACCTCGTGGGCATCGTGTTGCAGATTGCCCCGCACAAACCAGAAGAGCAGGCACCGCCGGTGACCGACGAGCAGCGCGACATCGCACTGTCGGCGCTGCGTCAGAGCGGATTCATCACCTACACCGACGGGCAGGTGTCCGCGGGAAATCTCGCGGTGATCGTGACCGGTGGAGCGTTACCCGACGACGCCGGGAACAAGGGGTCCAGCGTCGCGCGATTCGCTGCCGCGCTGGATCGGCGCGGCTCGGGCACCGTGCTCGTCGGACGCAGCGGATCGGCCAACGGCATCGCGTCGATCGCGGTGACCCGTGCCGACGGTTCCATGGCCTCGGCGGCGAGCACCGTCGACGATGTCGAGATGGCCTCGGGCCGCATCACCACCGTCCTGGCGCTGCGCGAACAGTCCGATGGCCACTCGGGTCGATACGGCCTTGGCCCTGGAGCTACTTCCATCACGGTGCCCTAG
- a CDS encoding pseudouridine synthase — MNEEGIRLQKVLSQAGIASRRVAERMIYEGRVEVDGQIVTEQGRRIDPAVNVVRVDGARVIMNSELVYLALNKPYGMLSTMSDDRGRACIGKLIEERVRSNQGVRNVGRLDAETVGLILLTNDGELTHRLMHPSYEVPKTYIATVAGTVPRGLGRQLRDGVELADGPAKIDDFKFLGTVDGQTMIQLTLHEGRNRIVRRMLDAVGHPVLELVRTKVGDVVLGNQRPGSLRALGRDEVGSLYKAVGL, encoded by the coding sequence ATGAATGAAGAGGGAATTCGACTCCAGAAGGTGTTGTCGCAAGCGGGAATTGCGTCACGCCGGGTAGCCGAGCGGATGATTTACGAGGGTCGCGTCGAAGTGGACGGTCAGATCGTCACGGAGCAGGGCAGGCGAATCGATCCGGCGGTCAACGTGGTTCGCGTCGACGGCGCCCGCGTGATCATGAACTCCGAGCTGGTGTATCTGGCACTCAACAAGCCCTACGGCATGTTATCGACCATGTCGGACGACCGTGGCCGCGCCTGCATCGGGAAGCTGATCGAGGAGCGGGTGAGGAGCAATCAGGGCGTGCGCAATGTCGGGCGCCTCGACGCCGAAACCGTCGGGCTGATCCTGCTCACCAATGACGGGGAGCTGACTCACCGGCTCATGCATCCGTCCTACGAGGTGCCCAAGACGTATATCGCCACGGTGGCGGGCACGGTGCCGCGCGGCCTCGGCAGGCAGCTGCGCGACGGCGTGGAACTCGCCGACGGACCGGCGAAGATCGACGATTTCAAGTTCCTCGGCACCGTGGATGGCCAGACCATGATCCAGCTGACCCTGCATGAGGGACGCAATCGCATTGTGCGCCGGATGCTCGACGCCGTGGGTCATCCGGTGTTGGAGTTGGTGCGTACCAAGGTCGGCGATGTGGTGCTGGGCAATCAACGTCCCGGGAGCCTGCGTGCTCTAGGCCGCGACGAGGTTGGCTCGCTGTACAAGGCGGTGGGCTTGTGA
- a CDS encoding segregation and condensation protein A yields MPDSAAPEPEPKAADTHGFRIHLTNFEGPFDLLLQLISQHRLDVTEVALHQVTDEFIAYTKTLGDTYSLDEVTAFLVVAATLLDLKAARLLPSGQVDDSDDLALLEIRDLLFARLLQYRAFKHVAEMFAELEAAALRSYPRAVALEERFSELLPPVHLGLDGDQFAQLAAGAFTPRPVPTVGLSHLHIPRVSVPEHAKRMVELLSARGAGQWMTFTELVAECAAPIEIVARFLGVLELYRSKAVLFEQSEPLGPLQVSWTGERPAQDDLEKAVDYA; encoded by the coding sequence GTGCCCGACTCCGCCGCTCCGGAACCGGAACCGAAGGCCGCCGATACCCACGGCTTCCGGATTCATCTCACCAACTTCGAGGGTCCATTCGACCTACTGCTGCAACTGATTTCGCAGCATCGGCTCGACGTCACCGAGGTCGCTTTGCACCAGGTGACCGACGAGTTCATCGCCTATACCAAGACGTTGGGCGATACGTACAGCCTGGACGAAGTCACCGCGTTCTTGGTGGTGGCGGCGACCCTGCTGGATCTCAAGGCAGCGCGATTGCTGCCCTCGGGCCAGGTGGACGACTCCGACGATTTGGCGCTCCTGGAAATCCGTGACCTGCTGTTCGCGCGGCTGCTGCAGTACCGGGCCTTCAAGCATGTGGCGGAGATGTTCGCCGAACTGGAGGCCGCCGCCCTGCGCTCGTACCCGCGCGCGGTGGCGTTGGAGGAGCGGTTCAGCGAGCTGCTGCCGCCGGTTCACCTGGGGCTCGATGGGGATCAATTCGCCCAGCTCGCCGCCGGTGCGTTCACTCCCCGGCCGGTGCCAACGGTGGGCCTGAGCCATCTGCACATTCCCCGTGTTTCGGTGCCTGAACACGCCAAACGGATGGTCGAGCTGCTGTCCGCACGCGGCGCGGGACAGTGGATGACGTTTACCGAGCTGGTCGCCGAATGCGCGGCACCCATCGAGATCGTGGCCCGCTTCCTAGGCGTCCTCGAGCTCTACCGCTCCAAGGCGGTACTATTCGAGCAATCCGAACCGCTTGGACCGCTCCAAGTTTCATGGACCGGTGAGCGCCCGGCGCAGGATGATCTAGAAAAGGCAGTGGACTACGCATGA